CTTTAACGCCGGAAAGATTCCTGCTGCTCTGGTCGAGATTTTTGCCAGCGCTTTTGGACTGCGGGCTGTTGCTGGTGGTGCTTTAGGAGCAGTTATTGTGGCCATGCAAAAAGGAATTGCCAGAGGAATTTTTTCCAATGAAGCCGGTCTGGGGAGTGCCCCGATTGCGGCAGCAGCAGCCCAAACTAAAGAGCCTGCCCGACAGGGTCTGGTTTCGATGACGGGAACATTTCTTGATACTATTGTTGTCTGTACAATGACAGGTCTGGCAATTGTTTTAACCGGATCATGGAATATAGGACTGGAGGGTGTTGAAGTTACGACTAATGCTTTCCAGATGGGACTGCCGATTCCGCCGCAGATCAGTTCTTTTATTCTTATGACCTGCCTGGTATTCTTTGCTTTTACCACTATTCTTGGATGGAACTATTACGGTGAACGATGTCTGGAATATTTGTCTAACGGCAATCGTAAAGCGGTCATGACTTATCGCTGGCTGTATATTCTGGCAGTTTTCATTGGTCCTTTTATGACGGTTTCAGCCGTCTGGATGATTGCTGATATTTTTAATGCCCTGATGGCGTTGCCAAACCTGATTGCTATTCTGGCCTTATCGGGTGTCGTGGCATCAGAAACAAAAGCTTACTTAAAGCGTTTGAAAGAAGAACCGTCAACCGGGGAAACAAAGGTTGAAGAAGAAATGGCTGCTTAAAAAGTATAATAAAAGCTTCACTTGCCTGTTTAGGTAAGTGAAGCTTTTTTTAATTAGCCCAAAAACAATACGGCTAAACCGAATGTCACTAGAATCGAACCGGTGATTCGATTAAGAGTGATATGGTCAACCTTATTGGCTATTTTGGCAGCAATTCTGGCCCAGATGAGGGTCGAAAAAACACAAACAGCCAGATAAAAAAGATTGGGAATCCCGCCAATTACAAAATGGCTAAGCGCCCCTGTTAATGCGGTAAAGGTCATAATAAAGACACTGGTTCCAACCGCCATCTTAAGTTCATAGCCTAAGATTGCAGTTAGAATGATGAGCATCATCATTCCCCCACCCGCACCGATAAAGCCGCAGATAAAACCAACTAGAGTTCCTGAGAGGACTGAGCGGATGATTCTGGCTTTAGGGTCAAGGTTACTCATTGCTTCAGGAGAACCTGTAACTGGTTTAATCAGAAATTTGATCCCCAGGACCATAGTCATAATTACTGAAAAACTGCCCATTGTAGTACTGGGAAGAAAACTTGAGACCAGACTGCCCACTAATGTAAAGGTTAAAACAGCAATCATCATCACCAAACCATTTCTGATATCGACATTTTTGTGTTTGGCGTAGGTAATTGAACTGACTCCGCTGGCTAGAACATCGCTGGCAAGGGCAATACCAACCGCTTCATAGGCTGGAACGCCCAGAAAAGTAATCAAAACCGGGCTAATGATCGCAGCCGCGCTCATGCCGGCAAAACCGGTTCCCAATCCGGCGCCAGCACCGGCTATAAAACAAATTAAAAAGCTTAATAATAATGACACGTTAAGAACTCCTATACATATAAAATAAATTTACAAAATTAAATTGTTGAATTTAATCGCAATTAGGATATTATAACTTATTTTTATTGTTTTGTAAAAACAGTGTCTATGTTTAAATTAATGATTAAGATGAAATATACATTAGTGTTATGACACTTTTATAAAACACAACAAAACTAATGCTTTAATATGATAAAGTCCGTATAATGGTGTAAAAAGAAAATGAGCCAAGAGCTCAAACCTCGGTTAAAATAAAAGTACCACCCAATACCTAATCGAGGAGATGAACAAATGGCTCAATTAAATATTACACTGGACACAGAACTTTTGCACGGACTTTTTACAAAAGATTCCCGGGATGAGGCTTTTTCAAAGCTTCTGGAAACAATTCTTAACCAGGTGCTTGTAGCGCAATCGGCTGAGCAACTTGGTGCTGAACGCTATGAGCGATGCGAGGATCGGACAGCTTACCGTAACGGTTTTAGGGATCGTGAATTAACAACGCGAATCGGTGGTATCACCCTGCGGATCCCTCGTCATCGTAACGGCGAATTCAGCACGACGATGTTTCAGCGCTACCAGCGGAGCGAGCAGGCTCTGATGCTGGCAATGATCGAAATGGTCATTAATGGGGTTTCAACCCGCAAAATCGAAAACATTACAGAAGAACTTTGTGGCCAGAGCTTTTCAAAATCAACAGTTTCAAAGCTGTGTGAAAATCTGGATCCGGTAGTAAACGGTTTTCGTAACCGAACGCTTGAAAAGCATTATCCATTTATAATTGTGGATGCTTTATATCTCAAAGTTCGCGAAGACAGCAGAGTCCGGTCAAAAGGTCTATTGGTAGCAACCGCAGTCAACGAAAATGGCAATCGTGAAGTAATTGGTTTTCAGCTGAATGATACCGAAACAGAATCAAGCTGGGGAGATTTTTTTCAAAATCTCAAAGAGCGTGGTCTGACAGCCGTTGATCTGATAGTATCCGATAATCACAAAGGACTTGTAAATGCGATTAAAAAACATTTTCAGGGATCCACCTGGCAGAGATGCCAGACACATTTCTCAAGAAATGTACTGGATAAAACGCCCAAAAATCAGCAGTCCGAATTGAAATCCTATCTGAAACGCATCTACAATGCAGTAAATATTGAAGATGCCCGCAACCTGCTGAAAGACACACTGAGACATTTTGAATCCAAAGCACCAAAAGCGATTGAAATACTCGAAGAAGGTTTTGATGATGTGATGGCTGTAATGAGTCTTCCTGAGAAATACCGGAAAAGACTGCGCACAACCAACAGTATCGAACGACTCAACGAGGAAATCAGGCGTCGTGATCGCGTGATCCGCATTTATCCCAACGAAAAATCGGTTATCCGTTTACTGGGTGCGCTGCTTATGGAACAGGATGAAAAATGGTCTTCCGGCAGAAAATATCTGGATATGCAGGATTACTATGAATTTTTAAAAGAACAGACGGCTGCTGTTTCATCAGCAGCCTAGTTAAACCCACCGAGGTTTTTACACACTATTTTGGACTTGACTTTTAATATTGGTAACAGATATAGAAGATGTAAATTTTTACAATTGTAGTAAAACACTATATAATAATGATATCAGATTTTTAAGGTTAAATGTTACAAGTGCCTTGAAAATAGACTAAACAAAAGGAGATTGCAATGATGGAAGAAGAACCAAAGAAACCGCAAAAAGGGATACTCTATTATTATGGCCTCGTTATTTTGGGCATCCTGGTATTTAACGCTCTGGTCGCTCCCCTACTGGTTGAGCAAACAATTGAGCCAGTCGGTTATAATCAGTTGCTGGCTGATATTGAATCCGGAACGGTCACTGAAATGGAAATAAACGATCAGCAAATTTATTACCGTATAGTTGATGCAGACGGACAGGAAGTGGTTCGTTCGACTGGTGCCATGGATGATCCGGATTTTGTGACTCGTTTGCAAGCACATCCTGAAGTAACATATACTAAAATTGTTCCCCAGGAAATGTCACCATTGGCAAAATTCCTGACTTCATGGTTGCTGCCATTTATTTTATTGTTCGCGATCGGTCAATTTTTTATGTCTCGGATGCAAAAACGGATGGGTGGCGGCAATGCTATGGCTTTTGGTAAGAGTAACGCCAAAATTTATGTTAAAGCCCAAACAGGCGTTAATTTTTCTGATGTGGCAGGGCAAAACGAAGCCAAAGAAGCTATGGGAGAAATTGTTGATTTCCTGCATAATCCGCAAAAATACACTGAAATTGGAGCTACCCTCCCTAAAGGAGCCCTACTGGTTGGCCCACCGGGAACCGGTAAAACGCTATTGGCTAAGGCTGTGGCAGGTGAAGCGGAAGTTCCCTTTTTCTCTATTTCCGGTTCTGAATTTGTTGAGATGTTTGTTGGGATGGGAGCCGCCAAAGTCCGTGATCTCTTTAAACAAGCCAATGAAAAAGCTCCCTGTATTGTTTTTATTGATGAAATTGATACTATTGGTAAAAAGCGAAACAGCGGGATGGGTGGAAATGATGAACGGGAACAAACTCTTAATCAGCTGTTGACAGAGATGGATGGATTCGATGGCAAAAAAGGTGTGGTGATTTTGGCTGCAACTAACCGACCGGAGAGTCTTGACCCGGCACTTCTGCGTCCTGGACGGTTTGATCGACGGATTCCTGTTGAATTGCCTGATTTAGCAGGGCGCGAGGCTATTCTCAAGGTTCATTCCACAAAAGTGAAAATGGAAGATGCCATTGATTTAAATGCGATTGCCCGGGCGACGTCAGGAGCTTCTGGCGCGGAATTGGCTAATATGGTAAACGAAGCGGCATTAAGAGCAGTCCGTATGGAGAGAAATGCGATCTCCCAATCGGATTTGGAAGAAAGCGTAGAAGTAATTCTCGCCGGATATCAGCGAAAAAATTCGCTGATTTCTGAAAAAGAAAAGAAAATTGTCGCCTATCACGAAATCGGTCATGCTCTGGTGGCCGCTAAACAAAGCGGTACGGCTCCGGTCCATAAAATTACCATTGTCCCCAGAACATCTGGTGCATTGGGCTATACCATGCAGGTAGAAGAAGGCGAAAAAGTGTTAATGAGCAAAACAGAAGCCTTGCAAAAGATTTGTACCTATACCGGTGGTCGAGCAGCTGAAGCACTGATCTTTGATTCGATCACATCGGGGGCCTCCAACGATATCGAGCAGGCTACTAAGATTGCCAGGATGATGGTCTCCAAGCTGGGAATGAGTGATACTTTTGGTATGACGTCTTTTGAGACCCAGCAAAATCAGTATCTTGGTGGTGAAAGCAGCCTCAATTGTTCTCCGGAAACAGCCCGGGAAATTGACATGCAGGTCATGACCATTATAGCAGGCCAGTATGAAAAAGCAACGGAAATCCTTAAGGAAAACAAGGATAAACTCAATGAACTTGCAGACTATTTACTTGAGAAAGAAACAATCAGCGGCGATGAGTTTATGTCGATCTTGTCTGCTTAAAAATTATTACTGATAAAACTATTTTACACGATTATCCTCCATGCTCAAAGGAAAGATATCAGAACGATTATATGCGATAGTATATGCGTTCTGGTATCTTTTTTTAGTATGCACCTAGTTCATTTCATGCAACTTCAAATAATTTGAAATTTTTATAAAAATGGAGTAAACTTTTATTTAAATAATGCTTTAAAAGTGATTAAAGAGAGGATTGGGGTTGCGATGAATATTAAAGCCTACGATAAACTGATAAAAATCATCATTTTTTTGATGCTTGCAACCCTTTTAATTTTTATTATTGATCTTTACAGTAAAGGTATTTTTGCATCAACTCAGTCCTTTGAAAACTATATCAAAAGCTTTGGTCCCTGGGAAGCCCTTGTTTTTATTGGCTTCCAGATGATTATGGTTATTTTTCCCTTTATGCCTTCATCGATTGGGACTGTTGTTGGTATCATCCTCTTCGGTCCGATACTGGGTTTTGTCTATAATTATATTGCCATTTGTACTGCATCAGTGATAGATTTTTTTCTTTCTCGAAAATATGGTGTAGAACTGGTTAAAAAAATGGTCAGCCAGAAGACTCTTGATAAATATTTCAATGTCCTCAGTGACCAAAAGCGGTTTGAGAAAATTTTTGCCGGGGCCATTTTTCTGCCCGGCGCTCCCGATGATTATTTATGTTATCTGGCTGGTCTTTCAACCATGAAGTTCTCCCACTATTTTATCATAATACTCTTGGGAAAAATTCCTTCCATCGCGGTTTTTAGTTTAGGAATTACCTCTCTGTTTCATTTTCTGCTGTCGCTTTTTACCGGATAACTATATATCTTTCGTAGACAATGCGCCAATACGATCCAGGCGATTGAATCAGACCACCATCTTTTTGTAAAACCACGATTAAGGTTTGTATTGATGGGTCTTTGACCCTGTGTGATGTATAAGGAAAAAGAAAGGAGCGGCGTTTGAATCGAAAAATTTTAAAAATCATTATTGTTACTCTGATTAGTCTGCTGGCAATAGTCAGTGCCTATAAAATATATCTGATTGTTAATGAGAGAGATTATCTGGATCACAATTATTCGGCCATTAAAACTCTGACTGACAATCAAAATCTAGCAGATTATAGTTTTGCAGTTGTCGGTAATGCCGAGAATTCAAACGATGTGTTTAGCAAACGAATTGTAGAAAGTATGAATAATGATGCTGATATCGCCTTTCTTATTTCTACCGGTAATGCAGTTCTAGATGGTGCTGAAGAAAAGTACAGGCTACTGAATA
This genomic interval from Eubacteriaceae bacterium ES3 contains the following:
- a CDS encoding sulfite exporter TauE/SafE family protein; this translates as MSLLLSFLICFIAGAGAGLGTGFAGMSAAAIISPVLITFLGVPAYEAVGIALASDVLASGVSSITYAKHKNVDIRNGLVMMIAVLTFTLVGSLVSSFLPSTTMGSFSVIMTMVLGIKFLIKPVTGSPEAMSNLDPKARIIRSVLSGTLVGFICGFIGAGGGMMMLIILTAILGYELKMAVGTSVFIMTFTALTGALSHFVIGGIPNLFYLAVCVFSTLIWARIAAKIANKVDHITLNRITGSILVTFGLAVLFLG
- a CDS encoding IS256 family transposase, which produces MAQLNITLDTELLHGLFTKDSRDEAFSKLLETILNQVLVAQSAEQLGAERYERCEDRTAYRNGFRDRELTTRIGGITLRIPRHRNGEFSTTMFQRYQRSEQALMLAMIEMVINGVSTRKIENITEELCGQSFSKSTVSKLCENLDPVVNGFRNRTLEKHYPFIIVDALYLKVREDSRVRSKGLLVATAVNENGNREVIGFQLNDTETESSWGDFFQNLKERGLTAVDLIVSDNHKGLVNAIKKHFQGSTWQRCQTHFSRNVLDKTPKNQQSELKSYLKRIYNAVNIEDARNLLKDTLRHFESKAPKAIEILEEGFDDVMAVMSLPEKYRKRLRTTNSIERLNEEIRRRDRVIRIYPNEKSVIRLLGALLMEQDEKWSSGRKYLDMQDYYEFLKEQTAAVSSAA
- the ftsH gene encoding ATP-dependent zinc metalloprotease FtsH, whose product is MEEEPKKPQKGILYYYGLVILGILVFNALVAPLLVEQTIEPVGYNQLLADIESGTVTEMEINDQQIYYRIVDADGQEVVRSTGAMDDPDFVTRLQAHPEVTYTKIVPQEMSPLAKFLTSWLLPFILLFAIGQFFMSRMQKRMGGGNAMAFGKSNAKIYVKAQTGVNFSDVAGQNEAKEAMGEIVDFLHNPQKYTEIGATLPKGALLVGPPGTGKTLLAKAVAGEAEVPFFSISGSEFVEMFVGMGAAKVRDLFKQANEKAPCIVFIDEIDTIGKKRNSGMGGNDEREQTLNQLLTEMDGFDGKKGVVILAATNRPESLDPALLRPGRFDRRIPVELPDLAGREAILKVHSTKVKMEDAIDLNAIARATSGASGAELANMVNEAALRAVRMERNAISQSDLEESVEVILAGYQRKNSLISEKEKKIVAYHEIGHALVAAKQSGTAPVHKITIVPRTSGALGYTMQVEEGEKVLMSKTEALQKICTYTGGRAAEALIFDSITSGASNDIEQATKIARMMVSKLGMSDTFGMTSFETQQNQYLGGESSLNCSPETAREIDMQVMTIIAGQYEKATEILKENKDKLNELADYLLEKETISGDEFMSILSA
- a CDS encoding VTT domain-containing protein yields the protein MNIKAYDKLIKIIIFLMLATLLIFIIDLYSKGIFASTQSFENYIKSFGPWEALVFIGFQMIMVIFPFMPSSIGTVVGIILFGPILGFVYNYIAICTASVIDFFLSRKYGVELVKKMVSQKTLDKYFNVLSDQKRFEKIFAGAIFLPGAPDDYLCYLAGLSTMKFSHYFIIILLGKIPSIAVFSLGITSLFHFLLSLFTG